From a single Cyclobacterium marinum DSM 745 genomic region:
- the acnA gene encoding aconitate hydratase AcnA, protein MTKDPYKIIKKLPSSKGDLSYWSLEELQKQGYPINKLPFSIRILLENTLRNFDDFAITKENIETLLNWKPEPSEKDIPYKPARVLMQDFTGVPAVVDIASLRAEAVRKGKNPEKINPLIPVDLVVDHSVQVDYFGTNYSYKKNVDVEYKRNGERYEFLKWAQKSFNNFSVVPPGMGICHQVNLEYLAQGVISRDGNVFPDTLVGTDSHTPMVNGIGVVGWGVGGIEAEAAVLGQPINFIMPEVVGLRLTGELPLGTTATDMVLTITELLRRQSVVGKFVEVFGPGLDGLSVPDRATISNMSPEFGCTVTYFPIDDRTLDYMKRTNRDEAQIKLVESYAKANMLWRENEDEINYSSVVELDLSTVEPTVSGPKRPQDKILLREFKQKFGSLLKEVHGREYIPIEKREVGRWLGEGGGNQPVENSNKSVDGDLEIKTKVKNGLKSVGVKLHNEEFALYDGSIVIAAITSCTNTSNPSVMIGAGLIAKKARERGLDVKPWVKTSLAPGSKVVTDYLQHAGLLEDLEALRFHVVGYGCTSCIGNSGPLPTHIAKAVEENDLVVASVLSGNRNFEARVHPQVKMNYLMSPMLVVAFALAGRVDVDLNNEPLGYDPNLEPVYLKDLWPSNEEIFEVSQKVLSPGDYKKSYGEIFEGNEQWRQLKAPEDKVYQWSDHSTYIKEAPFFNGISEEVDEPKEILEARVLLKLGDSITTDHISPAGSFSPKSPAGKYLLDKGVEQAMFNSYGSRRGNDEIMVRGTFANVRIKNQLATKEGGYTTHMPSGEEMTVFDASRKYIADKVPLLVLAGKEYGSGSSRDWAAKGTTLLGIKGVIAESYERIHRSNLVGMGVLPMQYAKGQSAASLGLTGKELISIEGINEGLTPLKVLKATAKKEDGSIVSFDVVARLDSLIEIEYYKNGGILHYVLRQFLKA, encoded by the coding sequence ATGACAAAAGATCCATATAAAATTATTAAGAAGCTTCCATCCTCTAAAGGTGATCTTAGTTACTGGAGTCTGGAGGAATTACAAAAGCAAGGATACCCAATAAATAAACTTCCTTTTTCAATTAGAATTCTTTTAGAAAATACCCTCAGGAATTTCGATGACTTTGCCATTACCAAGGAAAATATTGAGACCCTTCTCAATTGGAAACCTGAACCTTCGGAGAAGGATATTCCTTACAAACCTGCTAGGGTATTGATGCAGGATTTTACAGGGGTACCTGCAGTGGTAGATATCGCCTCTCTTCGTGCAGAAGCAGTACGAAAAGGCAAGAACCCCGAGAAAATTAATCCATTGATACCGGTAGATTTAGTAGTAGACCATTCCGTGCAGGTAGATTATTTTGGTACCAATTACTCCTACAAAAAAAATGTTGATGTGGAGTATAAAAGAAATGGAGAAAGGTATGAATTCTTGAAATGGGCTCAAAAGTCTTTCAATAATTTTTCAGTGGTACCTCCGGGAATGGGGATTTGCCACCAAGTAAATTTAGAGTACCTTGCTCAAGGGGTGATTTCTAGAGATGGAAATGTGTTTCCTGACACTTTAGTAGGAACAGATTCCCATACCCCTATGGTCAATGGAATTGGTGTAGTTGGTTGGGGAGTAGGGGGTATTGAAGCTGAAGCAGCAGTATTGGGCCAACCCATCAATTTTATTATGCCGGAGGTAGTAGGGTTGAGGTTAACCGGTGAATTACCTTTGGGAACTACCGCCACCGATATGGTTTTGACCATTACAGAACTCCTAAGGAGGCAGAGTGTGGTAGGAAAGTTTGTGGAAGTCTTTGGTCCAGGTTTGGATGGATTATCTGTTCCAGATAGGGCTACAATTTCTAATATGTCTCCTGAATTTGGCTGTACTGTTACTTATTTCCCTATAGATGATCGGACCTTGGATTATATGAAAAGGACCAACAGGGATGAAGCGCAAATTAAGCTTGTGGAGAGTTATGCCAAGGCCAATATGCTATGGAGAGAAAATGAGGATGAAATAAATTATTCTTCCGTAGTGGAATTGGATTTAAGCACGGTGGAACCAACAGTATCAGGCCCAAAAAGACCACAGGATAAAATTCTTTTAAGGGAGTTTAAACAGAAATTTGGATCCCTTTTAAAAGAGGTGCATGGTAGGGAATACATTCCTATAGAAAAAAGAGAAGTAGGAAGGTGGCTCGGTGAAGGTGGAGGCAATCAGCCCGTGGAAAATAGCAATAAAAGTGTAGATGGAGACCTAGAGATCAAAACCAAAGTTAAGAATGGTTTAAAGTCTGTTGGGGTAAAATTGCATAATGAGGAATTTGCACTTTATGATGGTTCCATTGTTATAGCGGCCATTACTTCTTGTACCAATACCTCAAATCCTAGTGTGATGATAGGAGCTGGGTTGATCGCTAAAAAAGCAAGAGAAAGAGGCTTGGATGTAAAACCGTGGGTGAAAACTTCTTTGGCGCCCGGTTCAAAGGTGGTAACTGATTACCTACAACATGCAGGATTACTAGAAGATTTGGAAGCCTTACGTTTCCATGTGGTAGGGTATGGTTGTACCAGCTGTATCGGAAATTCCGGTCCGTTGCCAACTCATATTGCAAAAGCAGTTGAGGAGAATGATTTAGTAGTAGCTTCTGTGCTGTCCGGAAATAGAAACTTTGAAGCCAGGGTTCATCCGCAGGTAAAAATGAATTACCTGATGTCTCCGATGTTAGTCGTTGCCTTCGCTTTGGCAGGAAGGGTTGATGTTGATTTAAATAACGAACCTCTAGGCTATGATCCTAATTTGGAACCTGTTTATCTAAAAGATCTATGGCCAAGTAATGAGGAGATTTTTGAAGTTTCCCAAAAAGTGTTGTCTCCAGGGGATTATAAAAAAAGTTATGGGGAAATATTTGAAGGAAATGAACAGTGGAGGCAATTAAAAGCACCAGAGGATAAAGTATATCAATGGTCCGACCACTCAACCTATATTAAGGAAGCACCATTTTTTAATGGCATTTCCGAGGAAGTAGATGAGCCGAAAGAAATACTTGAGGCTAGGGTTTTATTAAAGTTAGGTGATTCTATTACAACAGATCATATTTCACCTGCGGGCTCATTCTCTCCAAAATCTCCTGCCGGGAAATACTTACTTGATAAAGGGGTGGAACAAGCCATGTTTAATTCCTATGGTTCAAGAAGAGGTAATGATGAAATAATGGTGCGTGGGACTTTTGCCAACGTTAGGATAAAAAACCAATTGGCGACTAAAGAAGGTGGTTATACAACGCATATGCCTTCAGGAGAGGAAATGACAGTGTTTGATGCTTCTCGTAAATATATTGCCGATAAGGTGCCTTTACTGGTTCTTGCAGGGAAAGAATATGGAAGTGGGTCGTCTAGGGACTGGGCTGCAAAAGGAACCACCCTTCTAGGGATTAAAGGGGTAATTGCAGAGAGTTATGAAAGAATACACCGATCAAACCTTGTGGGAATGGGAGTATTGCCCATGCAATATGCTAAAGGGCAGTCAGCAGCATCCTTAGGGCTTACAGGTAAGGAATTGATTTCTATCGAAGGAATTAATGAAGGATTGACACCTTTGAAGGTCTTAAAAGCAACGGCTAAAAAAGAAGATGGAAGTATTGTAAGTTTTGATGTAGTTGCCCGCCTTGACTCTTTGATTGAAATAGAGTATTACAAAAATGGAGGTATTTTACACTATGTGTTAAGGCAATTTCTAAAAGCCTAA
- a CDS encoding ABC transporter ATP-binding protein, whose protein sequence is MKDTVIQIRNLSKSFGDMDVLKNVNLDLYSGENLVVLGKSGSGKSVLIKIMVGLLKQDSGSAIVLGQEVSQLNQKKLNELRLKIGFSFQASALYDSMTVRENLEFPLVRNVKNLSKTDKDKLVEEVLEGVGLIQAINQMPSELSGGQRKRIGIARTLILKPDIMLYDEPTAGLDPITCMDINNLINQVNEEYKTTSIIITHDLTCAKVTGDRMAVLLDGHFGNTGKFEEVFEHAVDGRVKSFYDYNFIEQ, encoded by the coding sequence ATGAAAGATACAGTAATTCAAATAAGAAACCTTTCCAAGTCCTTTGGGGATATGGACGTTCTAAAAAATGTAAATTTGGACCTTTACAGTGGGGAGAATTTAGTGGTTTTAGGTAAATCCGGAAGTGGGAAATCGGTTTTGATCAAGATCATGGTTGGTCTGCTTAAACAGGACAGTGGGTCAGCAATAGTTTTAGGTCAGGAAGTGAGTCAATTAAACCAGAAAAAGCTGAATGAATTAAGGTTGAAAATCGGCTTTTCGTTTCAAGCAAGTGCATTGTATGACAGCATGACTGTGAGGGAGAATCTGGAATTCCCTTTGGTAAGAAATGTCAAAAACTTGAGTAAAACGGATAAAGATAAATTGGTGGAAGAAGTGCTGGAGGGGGTTGGTCTTATTCAAGCCATTAATCAAATGCCATCTGAGTTATCAGGAGGGCAGCGTAAAAGAATAGGTATTGCCCGAACGCTTATCTTGAAGCCAGACATAATGCTTTATGATGAACCCACTGCCGGTTTGGACCCAATCACCTGCATGGACATAAATAATTTGATCAATCAAGTAAATGAAGAGTACAAAACCACCTCTATCATTATTACGCACGACTTGACCTGTGCCAAAGTTACAGGTGACAGGATGGCTGTATTGCTAGATGGACACTTTGGCAATACAGGGAAATTTGAAGAGGTATTTGAGCATGCCGTGGATGGCAGAGTAAAATCATTTTATGACTATAATTTCATCGAACAATGA
- a CDS encoding MlaD family protein: MKNDNKRSVTVGIFVLIGIAILVVGILTLGAQQKAFVKSIRVTSVFDDVGGLQTGNNVWFSGVKIGTVKKINFYGESQVEIEMNIEAAAKEYIKKNSKATISSDGLIGNKIIVIYGGSGQGPAIEDGDVLTAEMPLDTDKMMETLQVNNNNLVSITEDLKILTHKISSGEGIVGAVLTDSTLVKTFKATMQNLERTAANSDRMTAELAKFSNGLNQKGGFVDKMLNDTTLFASLKTTAERLESTSEEASNAAKNFSDVSENLGDSDNAIGMLLNDPEFAAYLKSTMSSLDTGTVRMNETLEALRYHWFFRKSFRKRDKADAASE; the protein is encoded by the coding sequence ATGAAGAATGATAATAAACGATCGGTTACAGTTGGCATCTTTGTGCTAATAGGAATCGCAATATTAGTTGTAGGTATCTTAACCCTAGGTGCACAACAAAAGGCTTTTGTTAAAAGTATACGCGTAACATCTGTATTTGACGATGTAGGAGGTTTGCAAACAGGGAATAATGTTTGGTTTTCAGGTGTGAAGATTGGGACAGTAAAAAAAATCAATTTTTACGGAGAATCTCAGGTAGAGATTGAAATGAATATTGAAGCAGCTGCGAAAGAATACATTAAAAAGAACTCCAAAGCCACCATTAGTTCTGATGGGCTTATAGGGAATAAAATCATTGTAATTTATGGTGGATCAGGTCAAGGTCCGGCCATTGAGGATGGTGACGTTTTAACTGCTGAAATGCCTTTGGATACAGATAAAATGATGGAAACATTGCAGGTGAATAACAATAACTTGGTTTCCATTACAGAAGATTTAAAAATACTTACCCATAAAATATCTAGTGGAGAGGGAATTGTGGGAGCTGTTCTTACAGACAGTACATTGGTAAAAACTTTTAAAGCCACCATGCAAAACTTGGAAAGAACTGCAGCCAATAGTGATAGAATGACTGCTGAGTTAGCCAAATTTTCAAATGGGCTTAATCAAAAAGGTGGCTTCGTAGATAAAATGCTCAATGATACTACCCTTTTTGCAAGTCTTAAAACGACTGCAGAGCGCTTGGAATCTACCTCAGAAGAAGCCAGCAATGCTGCGAAAAACTTTAGTGATGTAAGTGAAAATTTAGGAGATTCTGACAATGCTATAGGGATGTTGTTGAATGATCCGGAGTTTGCAGCTTACTTAAAAAGCACCATGAGTAGTTTGGATACAGGGACCGTAAGAATGAACGAAACACTTGAAGCGCTTCGATACCATTGGTTTTTCAGAAAATCCTTTAGAAAACGAGATAAAGCAGATGCGGCTTCAGAATAA